The following are encoded in a window of Caldicellulosiruptor danielii genomic DNA:
- a CDS encoding carbohydrate ABC transporter permease, whose protein sequence is MQKKENTYGIGVKIVLYTICILWALITLVPYLIAVITSLKPVEDVTKFSVDFGKLSFSSYKYITTEFPFMRWLFNSFVVAVAVTVGNLLFNSMAAYALARLNFPFKKVVFYIIIGTMMIPGQVLLIPIYLILNKLGWIDSYKGLIIPWLVSAFYIFFMRQYFLTIPKDLEEAALIDGLSRFGIFFKIFLPLSLPALATQAIFIFVGNWNSFMWPSIIASSEELYTLPVGLNSFYGQYYQFWNQVLAGAILLSLPTIIVFVAFQKYFVRGIVTTGLKE, encoded by the coding sequence GTGCAGAAGAAGGAAAATACTTATGGGATTGGAGTCAAAATAGTGCTATATACAATCTGCATTTTATGGGCGCTGATAACCTTGGTACCATACCTTATTGCCGTTATAACTTCTTTAAAACCTGTAGAAGATGTAACAAAATTCTCGGTTGACTTTGGAAAGCTTAGCTTCAGTAGCTATAAATACATCACAACAGAATTTCCATTTATGAGATGGCTTTTTAACAGCTTTGTGGTTGCAGTGGCTGTGACAGTTGGTAATCTGCTTTTCAATTCCATGGCAGCCTATGCTCTTGCAAGGCTAAACTTCCCATTTAAGAAGGTTGTTTTTTACATTATCATAGGCACTATGATGATACCTGGGCAGGTACTCTTGATTCCTATTTACCTTATTCTAAACAAACTTGGCTGGATTGATTCATACAAGGGACTAATCATTCCATGGCTTGTGAGTGCATTCTATATATTTTTCATGCGCCAGTACTTTTTGACAATCCCTAAGGATTTAGAAGAAGCTGCATTGATTGATGGACTGTCACGGTTTGGAATATTCTTTAAAATATTTTTACCGCTATCATTGCCAGCTTTGGCCACTCAAGCTATATTCATATTTGTAGGCAACTGGAACAGCTTCATGTGGCCAAGCATCATAGCTTCATCTGAAGAGCTGTATACTCTGCCGGTAGGCCTTAACTCGTTTTACGGTCAGTATTATCAGTTTTGGAACCAGGTTTTAGCAGGAGCAATCCTTCTTTCTTTGCCCACTATAATAGTTTTTGTAGCATTTCAGAAATATTTCGTCAGGGGAATAGTCACAACAGGACTTAAAGAGTAA
- a CDS encoding carbohydrate ABC transporter permease, with product MRNRTKAQEYLTAFVMLLPYILSFCVFFAYPLVKAFIISFQNFSFLGDAPPNFVGLANYKEALTNKMFLDSILNTLYYSVLVVPTQLIIALILAVVVNDKVKFKEFFRTTYYLPTVTSPVAVSIIFLFLYKTDGLVNQILSHIGITPRNWFNEPSFVMPAIVTVAVWGSVGFYMVTFLSGLSTIPDQLYEAAEVEGAGEFIKLVKITVPLLKPMIFFNTVVSFISTLQMFDLSYIIGGSDGGPMGKAMTMVVMIYRTAFKEFNMGVASAMAFVVFGIIFLLTLIQRKLFGEEMSY from the coding sequence ATGAGAAATAGAACAAAAGCTCAAGAATACTTGACAGCTTTTGTCATGCTACTTCCTTATATACTGTCTTTTTGTGTATTTTTTGCTTACCCTCTTGTAAAGGCTTTTATAATAAGTTTCCAAAACTTTTCATTCTTAGGAGATGCTCCACCTAATTTTGTAGGCCTTGCCAACTATAAAGAGGCCCTGACAAACAAGATGTTTTTAGATTCTATTCTTAACACACTTTATTATTCAGTTTTAGTTGTTCCTACTCAGCTTATTATCGCTCTCATTTTAGCTGTAGTAGTAAATGACAAAGTAAAATTCAAGGAGTTTTTCAGGACAACTTATTATCTTCCCACTGTTACATCACCTGTAGCAGTATCGATTATATTTCTGTTTTTGTACAAAACAGATGGGCTTGTGAATCAAATTTTAAGTCATATTGGGATTACTCCCCGAAACTGGTTCAATGAACCTTCTTTTGTGATGCCGGCAATTGTCACTGTTGCTGTTTGGGGGTCTGTAGGATTTTATATGGTTACATTTTTGTCTGGACTATCAACAATTCCAGACCAGCTTTATGAGGCAGCAGAGGTTGAAGGTGCAGGTGAATTTATTAAGCTTGTTAAAATCACAGTACCTCTTTTAAAACCGATGATATTTTTTAACACAGTTGTATCTTTTATTAGTACTCTTCAGATGTTTGATTTGTCATACATTATAGGCGGTTCTGATGGTGGACCTATGGGAAAAGCAATGACAATGGTTGTGATGATATACAGAACGGCTTTTAAAGAGTTCAACATGGGTGTTGCTTCAGCTATGGCGTTTGTTGTTTTTGGGATTATCTTTCTATTAACATTAATTCAGCGGAAGTTATTTGGCGAGGAAATGTCGTATTAA